In Callithrix jacchus isolate 240 chromosome 18, calJac240_pri, whole genome shotgun sequence, one DNA window encodes the following:
- the LOC144580200 gene encoding uncharacterized protein LOC144580200 → MPQPFRLPAPLPVPPQAAMLTPPCCGHPCTCTPAYVRRGPVSPCLLLYLPGSLYRRPHAPQTPKPRCPSLPLNWALVTHTQDKVHTLWQGTQALCDTVGEVSRGHRATALAPGPSSPARSGCPSTCSHHDSPSSGLQLTYTCPKLPPSLLTLPVHPLYPSPLGPLDWYQQRPVSQPHFPALTDPRLPAEDTTPPQRCPLQALHPGLQHSWLVPPNPLPTAKLPGEANLLLLPFHAAGCRHPTLSLLARKDRERDNCWETQCEDDQLTAKERGSETPAPTPPPCTSASRMETTDVYCLSPQPTQSSARPEDTNTAWEALFPDVHTASPSPHGSQHRALHREASSSPHSRQHPLRHCFALSSSQHLPSWLKPPLCVCPLPLRYWPWEGRDLSHVLLCPRHLQH, encoded by the exons ATGCCCCAGCCCTTCAGGCTGCCAGCCCCACTGCCGGTGCCTCCCCAGGCCGCCATGCTGACCCCGCCCTGCTGCGGCCACCCCTGcacatgcactccagcctatgttaGGAGAGGCCCAGTGTCCCCTTGCCTACTTCTCTACTTGCCAGGGTCACTTTACAGGAGACCCCATGCCCCCCAAACTCCCAAACCCAGATGCCCTTCCCTGCCACTCAACTGGGCTCTTGTCACTCACACCCAGGACAAAGTCCACACTCTTTGGCAGGGGACTCAGGCTCTTTGTGACACGGTAGGAGAGGTCAGCAGGGGCCACAGGGCCACTGCCCTAGCCCCAggcccctcctcccctgcccGCTCAGGCTGCCCATCCACTTGCTCCCACCATGACTCACCTTCCTCGGGCCTGCAGCTCACCTACACCTGCCCTAAGCTGCCTCCGTCTCTCCTCACTCTCCCCGTCCATCCCCTCTACCCCAGCCCACTGGGCCCTCTGGACTGGTATCAGCAAAGGCCTGTTAGCCAGCCCCACTTTCCTGCTCTAACTGACCCCAGGCTCCCTGCTGAGGACACCACTCCTCCCCAAAGGTGCCCCCTCCAAGCACTTCACCCCGGGCTCCAGCACTCCTGGCTCGTGCCTCCAAACCCTCTCCCTACTGCAAAGCTCCCAGGCGAAGCCAATCTCCTGCTTTTACCCTTCCACGCAGCAGGATGTCGGCACCCTACTCTGTCACTACTGGCAAG GAAGGACAGGGAGAGGGACAACTGCTGGGAGACACAGTGCGAAGACGACCAGCTcacagccaaggagagaggctcaGAGACACCAGCCCCAACACCTCCACCTTGCACTTCAGCTAGCAGAATGGAGACGACAGATGTCTACTGTCTGAGCCCCCAGCCTACGCAGTCATCAGCGCGGCCCGAGGACACTAATACAGCCTGGGAAGCTCTCTTCCCAGATGTCCACACTGCCTCCCCCTCTCCACATGGGTCCCAGCACCGGGCCCTCCACAGGGAAGCCTCCTCCAGTCCCCACTCCAGACAGCACCCACTCCGGCACTGCTTTGCTCTGTCTTCCTCACAGCATTTGCCATCGTGGCTGAAACcacctctctgtgtctgtccCCTTCCACTCAGGTACTGGCCTTGGGAGGGCAGGGACCTGTCCCATGTACTGCTGTGTCCCCGGCACCTGCAGCACTAA